The segment TCGCTTTATCTAATATCGGAGAATGTAATCTTTTCGAAGCATATTCCAGACAAGCTTCGATATCCAAAACCTTAATATTCGGATATTCGTTCAGGATTTCACGGTATCCGAATCCTAAAAAAATCATATCTAATATTTCTAAAACTCGGATCGAGGTTCCCCGGATAACCGGTTTGCCTCCGCAGATGGAAGGATGAGAGATAATACGGTCTAGTTCTTTTGTATTTGTTTCCATTCTAATTATACAACAAAGCTCCAAACCAAATTTTGAATCTTTAATTCTGGAGTCCGAAATTTTTCCCAGGAAAGAAATAATCCCTAAGATTTAGGGAATGAACAACTCTTTAAAAAAATACAAAAGTAATGATGAGAATAAAAAATACTTAAAAGTAATTAAAATACTCTAGAATAAAAAATTCACCGTAAATCGAGCCAAGTCAATCCGAAGAAAAAGAATTCGATTCGAAGCAGAGCAGCATTGCAGATCTTATTCTATTCTAAACGTTTTTAGACGTCCAAAATATGGAAAACGGCTCCATCGAATCAATTTATATTAAAATAGGCGACGTCTTTCGATATTGCAGGATGGAGAAGGGTCTTTCCCTCAAGGAACTTGCAGACGCTCTTAAAAAAGAATATGGAGTTCCTTTCAATCCTAACCTTCTAGGAAAAATGGAAAGGGGAGAATCCAGACTACTTACTCACGATTTTATCAATCTTTGCTTATTCTTTCGTTTGGAGCTAAAAGCATTTCTAGATAAGGATAAGAAGAATATACATGAAACTGCATTAGGCGATCTAACAGAAGATCCTGCAATTCGTAGGATCTTGATATTCATAAGCGAGAACAGAGGCTCTAAAGGTTTTGTTAGCTTCTTAGAAGAATTCCTAAAATTTATGGGACCACAATTGATCCGAATGAGTAAAGACTCAGATCTTAAAAATCTAAAAGCTGCTTCTCCAAAGAAAAAAGGTCGCAAGTCTTAATACATCCCTTTAGTAACTCAATCCTTCTTCTTTATAAAATATAGAACAAACTTTACTCGTTATAATCGAACGAGCTTAATAAATAAAAATTTTATTTATTTCAGAAATTATATAATCTCGCTTCGAAAATAAGTGAGAATTAAGACGCTTATATTACCTTGTCGTTTAAATACATAAAACCTCCACATTAAAACTAAAGAGGGATCATAATGAAGAGAATCATCATCCGGGGTGTATATACTCTGGTAATCATCGGACTTCTCGGCGGGTCATTCGTGGCTTGTAGCGATAAGTCCTCGTCGAACGGAGCGGAGCTAGGAATTCTTTCTAGTCTTCTTCCTTCTAAAAGCGGAAATGGATCTAAGTTACTTAGCACAGCCAGCACTTATTTTCATAACGAGATTTTTCCTCCACATTGGTTGAATTGGACCACTGATGGTGCAAACCCAATTGAAACAGGACCTACTTTCTTAACTCGCGGTTTGAAATGTAGCGGCCGTTATTGCGATGATGTAAACCTTCTCGCAAGCGAATCCGGATACACTCAAACCAATAGTTGGTGGACAGATTGGTTTTCGGAAGAAGGTACCAATTATCGTGTTTGTGATAATAATGCTTTCGTGACCGGTATCAAATGTTCCGGAAGTTATTGTGATAACGTTTCCTTAAAATGTTCTCAATTAAACAATAACGGTGTTAGAACGGGATGTTATTGGACTTCCGGGATTTCTGAAGAAGACGGTGGAAAATTCGTAGCTCCTGAATCTATGTATATCGCTGGTGCAAGTTGTAACGGTCGCTATTGCGATAGTATGAGTTTATATCTTTGCCAAGCTGATAACGGTGGACCAAATGTTGATCAGGATGCACTTGCACAACAATTTGCACCTCGTTTGAGATTCGATCAAGAGACTACTACAGGTTCCGGAGATTCTGGAAAATGTTTTACTAGTGATCCTCAGACTTATTACACTCAAAGAGCTGCTGGAGTTGCTCCACAAGATCTTTGTAATAAAGATTATTCTACAATTTCAAATAACCAAGTTCCTATTTTCTATGAAACTTCTCTTGTTGGAACGAATGCAGTTCTGATTAGATACTGGTTCTTCTATGCTTGGCAAAGTACTTGTTTCTTAAGTTTTGGAAGCCACGCGGCTGACTGGGAAGGAATGAGCGTCCTAGTAGTGAACGGACAAATGAAACGAGTTGCTTGGTCTCAACACTCCGGCTGGTATTCTAAAGAAGCTGGTAACTTTGAAGTAGCGAACGGTACTCACCCGGTTGCATACGTTGGTAAAAACGCACATGGATCTTTCCATGATGACGGTGGATCCGGCGGATGTTTATACTTCGAAGATTTCAGAAATCCAGGTGGAAACGACTATCATCAAGACACTTGGAACAACCTTGTTCGATTGAGAAGAGGTGGAGATGCTCCGAGCTGGATGAATTGCCAAGGAAGCGGATGTTTCGACGGAATTGGACACCCAATGGAAAGAGGAGACTGGCGTTCTAACGCGGGTTGCGGATCTGACGGTTGTGGTAAATCTTCCGTGGGAGGAAACATTCCTTTCGTAAACGATCCAAATGGTTCTGAGTATTCAGCGATCTCGGCAAAACATAGCGGCAAAGTGATCGATGTTCCAGGCATCAGTACTGCTGACGGAGTAAATCTTTACCAATGGACAAACGTAGGCCAAGATAACCAAAGATGGACACTCGAATCCACAGGTGACGGATACTTCAAGTTTATCGCAAAACATAGCGGCAAATGTTTCGATGTGAAGGGAGGATCTACTGCAGCAGGAATGAATGTGATTCAATATTCTTGCGGTGGGGGAAACAACCAAAGATTCCAACTGCTCTCTTATGGAGACGGATTCTTTGCTCTTCAAGCAAAACATAGCAGCCAATGTTTGGATATTGCTGGTGGCGCGACTGGAGACGGAGGTCTCTTGATCCAATGGCCTTGTGCTTGGACTGATAACGAAAAGTTCCAGTTCTTGCGCTAAAATTACCTGGCGGGGAAACCGTCACGTAATCTAAAAAGGTAAGGCTCTCGATTTTCGAGGGCCTTATTTTTTCTGCTTCCGCAGAATCGGAATATCC is part of the Leptospira neocaledonica genome and harbors:
- a CDS encoding helix-turn-helix domain-containing protein, which gives rise to MENGSIESIYIKIGDVFRYCRMEKGLSLKELADALKKEYGVPFNPNLLGKMERGESRLLTHDFINLCLFFRLELKAFLDKDKKNIHETALGDLTEDPAIRRILIFISENRGSKGFVSFLEEFLKFMGPQLIRMSKDSDLKNLKAASPKKKGRKS
- a CDS encoding DUF433 domain-containing protein; this encodes METNTKELDRIISHPSICGGKPVIRGTSIRVLEILDMIFLGFGYREILNEYPNIKVLDIEACLEYASKRLHSPILDKANRELPKEFASSELQDKDRKVS
- a CDS encoding RICIN domain-containing protein; protein product: MLSSLLPSKSGNGSKLLSTASTYFHNEIFPPHWLNWTTDGANPIETGPTFLTRGLKCSGRYCDDVNLLASESGYTQTNSWWTDWFSEEGTNYRVCDNNAFVTGIKCSGSYCDNVSLKCSQLNNNGVRTGCYWTSGISEEDGGKFVAPESMYIAGASCNGRYCDSMSLYLCQADNGGPNVDQDALAQQFAPRLRFDQETTTGSGDSGKCFTSDPQTYYTQRAAGVAPQDLCNKDYSTISNNQVPIFYETSLVGTNAVLIRYWFFYAWQSTCFLSFGSHAADWEGMSVLVVNGQMKRVAWSQHSGWYSKEAGNFEVANGTHPVAYVGKNAHGSFHDDGGSGGCLYFEDFRNPGGNDYHQDTWNNLVRLRRGGDAPSWMNCQGSGCFDGIGHPMERGDWRSNAGCGSDGCGKSSVGGNIPFVNDPNGSEYSAISAKHSGKVIDVPGISTADGVNLYQWTNVGQDNQRWTLESTGDGYFKFIAKHSGKCFDVKGGSTAAGMNVIQYSCGGGNNQRFQLLSYGDGFFALQAKHSSQCLDIAGGATGDGGLLIQWPCAWTDNEKFQFLR